A single genomic interval of Ammospiza nelsoni isolate bAmmNel1 chromosome 25, bAmmNel1.pri, whole genome shotgun sequence harbors:
- the TENT5B gene encoding terminal nucleotidyltransferase 5B: MLEAAAGPAPGGAEQRGSRFSVLTWEQVQRLDQILGEAVPIHGRGNFPTLSVRPRTIVQVVRSRLEKKGIPVHNVRLNGSAASHVLHQDSGLGYKDLDLIFGVDLKNEDVFQLVKDVVMDCLLDFLPEGVNKDKITPMTLKEAYVQKLVKVCNETDRWSLISLSNNSGKNVELKFVDSLRRQFEFSVDSFQIILDSLLLFGECSENPMAENFHPTVTGESMYGDFEEAMEHLRHRVIATRNPEEIRGGGLLKYCNLLVRGFKPKSEVDMKALQRYMCSRFFIDFSDIGEQLRKLECYLQSHFVGMESNRYDYLMTLHRVVNESTVCLMGHERRQTLNLIAMLAVRVLAEQNIIPTVTNVTCFYQPAPYVSEINFNYYVTHVQPFLPCNQSYPTWLPCN, encoded by the exons atgctggaggcggcggcggggcccgcTCCGGGCGGCGCGGAGCAGCGCGGGAGCCGCTTCAGCGTCCTGACGTGGGAGCAGGTGCAGCGGCTGGACCAGATCCTGGGCGAGGCCGTGCCCATCCACGGCCGCGGCAACTTCCCCACGCTGTCCGTGCGGCCGCGCACCATCGTGCAG GTTGTCCGTAGCCGCCTGGAGAAGAAGGGAATCCCGGTGCACAACGTCAGGCTGAACGGCTCAGCCGCCAGCCACGTCCTGCACCAGGACAGCGGCCTGGGCTACAAGGACCTGGACCTCATCTTCGGCGTGGATCTGAAGAACGAGGACGTTTTCCAGCTGGTGAAAGATGTGGTCATGGACTGCCTGCTGGACTTCCTCCCCGAAGGAGTCAACAAGGACAAGATCACGCCCATGACCCTGAAGGAGGCCTACGTGCAGAAGCTGGTGAAGGTGTGCAACGAGACCGACCGCTGGAGCCTCATCTCGCTCTCCAACAACAGCGGCAAGAACGTGGAGCTCAAGTTCGTGGACTCGCTGCGCCGCCAGTTCGAGTTCAGCGTGGACTCCTTCCAGATCATCCTGGACTCGCTGCTGCTCTTCGGGGAGTGCTCGGAGAACCCCATGGCCGAGAACTTCCACCCCACGGTGACCGGGGAGAGCATGTACGGGGACTTCGAGGAGGCCATGGAGCACCTGCGGCACCGCGTCATCGCCACGCGCAACCCCGAGGAGATCCGCGGCGGGGGGCTCCTCAAGTACTGCAACCTCCTCGTCAGGGGCTTCAAGCCCAAGTCCGAGGTGGACATGAAGGCCCTGCAGAGGTACATGTGCTCCAGGTTCTTCATAGACTTCTCTGACATCGGCGAGCAGCTGCGGAAGCTGGAGTGCTACCTGCAGAGCCACTTCGTGGGCATGGAGAGCAACAGATATGACTATTTGATGACCCTGCACAGGGTGGTCAACGAGAGCACGGTCTGCCTCATGGGACACGAGAGGAGGCAGACCCTGAACCTCATTGCCATGCTGGCCGTGAGGGTCCTGGCTGAGCAGAACATCATCCCCACGGTCACAAACGTTACCTGCTTCTACCAGCCAGCCCCTTATGTCAGCGAAATAAACTTCAACTACTACGTGACCCACGTGCAGCCCTTCCTGCCTTGCAATCAGTCCTACCCCACGTGGCTTCCCTGTAACTGA